A segment of the Oncorhynchus nerka isolate Pitt River unplaced genomic scaffold, Oner_Uvic_2.0 unplaced_scaffold_4202, whole genome shotgun sequence genome:
GGATATAcagtgcagtgtggtttatagtgaaggatatacaatgcagtgtggtttatataaatatatttggcaGGTTGTTTGGAGACATGAATCCAGAAGACGTGGTTATCATTctcagtgatgatgatgatgatgatgatgtgtccaTCAACGACTCGGTCTACATCGTCGAAGACATCCAGAACAACGGTAAGACGTCAGCGAAAAACCGTTTCTAGGGAGATAAAGGGGAAAGAACAGGGAAGTGAAAGGAGAGAACTCAAGATAACCACGTCAGCACTGACTAAAATCCAGTGTCAACCTCTGTCAACTTTAGTCCAGTGCTTTCTGTATCTAtatcatctatatctatatcatcgataccatctatatctatatcatatatatctatatcatcgataccatctatatctatatcatcgATACCATCTATgtcatctatatctatatcatcgataccatctatatctatatcatctatatctatatcatcgataccatctatatctataacatctatatcATCGATACCATCTATATCTATgtcatctatatctatatcatcgATACCATCTATATCTATgtcatctatatctatatcatcgATACCATCTATACCTGTATCAGCTATATCATTGAtaccatctatatctatatcatctatatctatatcatcgATACCATCTATACCTAtatcatctatatctatatcatctatatcatctatatctatatcatcgATACCTTCTATATCTATgtcatctatatctatatcatcgATACCATCTATACCTGtatcatctatatctatatcattgataccatctatatctatatcatctatatctatatcatcgATACCATCTATACCTAtatcatctatatctatatcatctatatctatatcatcgATACCATCTATACCTAtatcatctatatctatatcatcgatatcatctatatctatatcatctatatctatattatctatatctatatcatctatatctatatcatcgataccatatatcatctatatcaactatatctatatcatcgataccatatatcatctatatctatattatatatcTATATCATCTCCATCTATATAATCGATgccatatatatatctatatctatataatctatatctatattatctatatctatatcagcTATATCTATATCATCGATACCATATATCTATATCATCTATATCATTGATACCATATATCTAtatcatctatatctatataatcCCTATCTATATCATCGATACTATATATAATCTATATCATCTACATCTATATAATCGATgctatatatatctataccatctatatcaTCTACATCATCTACATCTATATAATCAATGCcatatatatctatatcatcTATACCATATATATCTATACCAGCTATATCATATATATGATATATGCTACAGTCCGTTCAATACAGCATCAGCAGCAGGGATGAGGGGCTTCATTCTCCTCTTCATTTCATATATCAGCTACATCTATATCAGCTATCAGCTATATCAGCAGGGATGAGGGCTTCATTCTCCCTTCATTTCATATATCATCTATATCAGCTACATCTATATCAGCTACATCTATATCAGCTACATCTATATCAGCAGGGATGAGGGGCTTCATTCTCCCTTCATTTTATCATCTATATCACATCTATATCAGCTACATCTATATCAGCTACATCAGGGATGAGGGGCTTCATTCTCCCTTCATTTTTCATCTATATCAGCTACATCTATATCAGCTACATCTATATCAGCTACAGCAGGGATCTCCATTCTCCCCATTTCATATATCATCATTTCATCTATATCAGCCACATCTATATATACAGCAGGGATGACTGGGCTTCATTCTCCTTCATTTCATATCATCTATATCAGCTACATCAGCTACATCTGTATCAGCTACATCTATATCTACAGCAGGGATGAGGGGCTTCATTCTCCCTTCATTTCATATATCATCTATATCAGCTACATCTATATCAGCTACAGCAGGGATGAGGGGCTTCATTCTCCCTTCATTTCATATATCAGCTACATCTATATCAGCTACAGCAGGGATGACTGGGCTTCATTCTCCCTTCATTTCATATATCATCTATATCAGCTACATCTATATCAGCTACATCTATATCCGCAGGGATGAGGGGCTTCATTCTCCCTTCATTTCATATATCACCTATATCAGCTACATCTATATCAGCTACATCTATATCAGCTACAGCAGGGATGAGGGGCTTCATTCTCCCTTCATTTCATATCATCTATAGCAGGGATGATATCATTTCTATCATCTATATCAGCTACATCATACATATATCAGCTACAGCAGGATGAGGGGCTTCaatctccccttcatctatatcATCTATACATCTACATCAGCTACATCTATATCAGCTACAGCAGGGATGAGGGGCTTCATTCTCCCTTCATTTCATATATCTttacgcaagtcagttaagaacaaattcttattttcggcctaggaacagtgggttgactgcctgttcaggggcagaacgacagatttgtaccttgtcagctcggggatttgaacttgcaaccattcggttactagtccaacgctctaaccactaggctactccctGCCGGGCTTCAATCTCCCTTCATTTCTTTAAGAAAATCACTAACGGGCCGATTGACTTGAGTCTCTTTCAACTTCCGAAAGTGCCTCTATCTAATATAATACAACTAAAATCATTTGAATGATTTGAGCTGAAGTCTGTGTTGCCCTTTGAGTAATCAACCGCACGTGAACTCTGAACTCTGAACCAGTCTGGAAGCTGACTGTTGTATTTATGAAGGCAGTAGGAGAGCAACTGTGGGTAGGTCtgcttaatgtgtgtgtgtgtgtgtgtgtgtgtgtgtgtgtgtatacacacagtgtacaaaattagggaacacctgctctttaagGAGGTAGATCAGATTTAAtattgtatatagtatacccagtagatcagtctaacccccctgTGGTCTCTGTattccctgtgtatatagtatacccagtagatcagtctaaaccccctgtgtatatagtatacccagtagatcagtctaacccccctgTGTAtttagtatacccagtagatcagtctaactcccctgtgtatatatacccagtagatcagtctaatccccctgtgtatatagtatacccagtagatcagtctaacccccctgTGGTCTctgtatcccctgtgtatatagtatacccagtagatcagtctaacccctgtgtgtatagtatacccagtagatcagtctaacccctgtgtatatagtatacccagtagatcagtctaacccctgtgtatatagtatacccagtagtcAATtaacccctgtgtatatagtatacccagtagatcagtctaaccccctgtgtatatagtatacccagtagatcagtctaaccatcctgtgtatatagtatacccagtagatcagtctaatccccctgtgtatatagtatacccagtagatcagtctaacccccctgtgtatatagtatacccagtagatcagtctaaccccctgtgtatatagtatacccagtagatcagtctaacccccctgtgtatatagtatacccagtagatcagtctaacccccctgtgtatatagtatacccagatcagtctaacccctgtgtatatagtatacccagtagatcagtctaactcCCTGTgttatatagtatacccagtagatcagtctaacccctgtgtatatagtatacccagtagatcagtctaacccccctgtgtatatagtatacccagtagatcagtctaacccccctgtgtatatagtatacccagtagatcagtctaacccccctgTGGTCTctgtatcccctgtgtatatagtatacccagtagatcagtctaacccccctgtgtatatagtatacccagtagatcagtctaacccccctgtgtatatagtatacccagtagatcagtctaatcctgtgtatatagtatacccagtagatcagtctaatccCTGTGGTCTCTGTATCCCCtgtatagtatacccagtagatcagtctaacccctgtgtatatagtatacccagtagatcagtctaacctgtgtatatagtatacccagtagatcagtccaACTTGCCCTGTGTATAGTATACCCAGCAGATCAGTCTAactcccctgtgtatatagtatacccagtagatcaatAACTCTGTGTATAtgcccagtagatcagtctaaccccctgtgtatatagtatacccagtagatcagtctaacccccctgtgtatatagtatacccagtagatcagtctaacccccctgTGGTCTctgtatcccctgtgtatatagtatacccagtagatcagtctaacccccctgtgtatatagtatacccagtagatcagtctaacccccctgtgtatatagtatacccagtagatcagtctaacacccctgtgtatatagtatacccagtagatcagtctaacccctgtgtatatagtatacccagtagtaGTCTaatcccctgtgtatatagtatgccCAGTAGTCAGTctaacccctgtgtatatagtatacccagtagatcagtctaatcccctgtgtatatagtatacccagtagatcagtctaaccccctgtgtatatagtatagccAGTAGATCAGCTCCAActgtatcccctgtgtatatagtatacccagtagatcagtctaacccccctgtgtatatagtatacccagtagatcagtctaacccccctgtgtatatagtatacccagtagatcagtctaatctTCCCTGTGGTCTCTGTATCCCCTGTgttatagtatacccagtagatcagtctaacccctgtgtatatagtatagtagatcagtctaacccctgtgtatatagatacCCAGTCAGTCTAAcaaccctgtgtatatagtatacccagtatcagtctaaccccctgtgtatatagtatacccagtagatcagtctaaccccctgtgtatatagtatacccagtagatcagtctaatcccctgtgtatatagtatacccagtagatcagtctaaccccctgtgtatatagtataccagtagatcagtctaacccctgtgtatatagtatacagtagatccagtctactaatgtatattatagatcagtctaaccccctgtgtatatagtatacccagtgaGATCCCAGTctaacccctgtgtatatagtatacccagtagatccctgtatatagtatacccagtagatcagtctaaccccctgtgtatatagtatacccagtagatcagtctaaccccctgtgtatatagtatacccagtagatcagtctaatccCCTGTGgtctctgtgtatatagtatacccagtagatcagtctaatccccctgtgtatatagtatacccagtagatcagtctaaccccctctgtatatagtatacccagtagatcagtctaacccctgtATTGTCTCAGCGTGCAGTGATCAGTCTAACCCACAATGgtctctgtatctgtatatcattatacccagtagatccagtctaaccccctgtgtatatatattacatacccagtagatcagtctaaccccctgtgtatatagtatacccagtagatcaatCAACCCCTGTGTCTcattatacccagtagatcagtctttatagtatatagtatacccagtagatcagctctaacccctgtgtatatagtatacccagtagatcagtctaactcCTAGGTATCCCCTGTGTCagtatagtatacccagtagatcagtctaacctcctgtgtatatagtatacccagtagatcagtccaactcctgtgtatatagtatacccagtagatcagtctaactccctgtgtatatagtatacccagtagatcagtctaatcctgtgtatatagtatacccagtagatcagtctaaccccctgtgtatatagtatacccagtagatcagtctaaccccctgtgtatatagtatacccagtagatcagtctaacccctgtgtatatagtatacccagtagatcagtctaactccctgtgtatatagtatacccagtagatcagtctaaccccctgtgtatatagtatacccagtagatcagtctaatcccctagtatatagtatacccagtagatcagtctaatcccctgtgtatatagtatacccagtagatcagtctaacccctctgtgtatatagtatacccagtagatcagtctaatcccctgtgtatatagtatacccagtagatcagtctaaccccctgtatatagtatacccagtagatcagtctaacctctgtgtatatagtatacccagtagatcagtctaaccccctgtgtatatagtatacccagtagatcagtctaacctcTGTGCATATAGTattacccagtagatcagtctaaccccctgtgtatatagtatacccagtagatcagtctaaccccctgtgtatatagtatacccagatgtctaatcccctgtgtatatagtatacccagtagatcagtctaacccctgtgtatatagtatacccagtagatcagtctaaccctcctgtgtatatagtatacccagtagatcagtctaacccctgtgtatatagtatacccagtagatcagtctaacctctgtgtatatagtatacccagtagatcagtctaactccctgtgtatatagtatagccagtagatcagtctaactccctgtgtatatagtatacccagtagatcagtctaaccccctgtgtatatagtatacccagtagatcagtctaaccccctgtgtatatagtatacccagtagatcagtctaaccccctgtgtatatagtatacccagtagatcagtctaatccccctgtgtatatagtatacccagtagatcagtctaacccccctgtgtatatagtatacccagtagatcagtctaacccccctgTGGTCTctgtatcccctgtgtatatagtatacccagtagatcagtctaacccctgtgtatatagtatacccagtagatcagtctaacccccctgtgtatatagtatacccagtagatcagtctaaccccctgtgtatatagtatacccagtagatccagtctaacccctgtgtatatagtatacccagtagatcagtctaaccccctgtgtatatagtatacccagtagatcagtctaacccctgtgtatatagtatacccagtagatcagtctaatcccctgtgtatatagtatacccagtagatcagtctaacccccctgtgtatatagtatacccagtagatcagtctaacccccctgtgtatatagtatacccagtagatcagtctaatccccctgtgtatatagtatacccagtagatcagtctaacccccctgtgtatatagtatacccagtagatcagtctaacccccctgtgtatatagtatacccagtagatcagtctaacccccctgtgtatatagtatacccagtagatcagtccaACTGCAGCAGGTCACATGAtcctgaaggagaagaggacctgGTCGTGACTttctgtcagagaggagaggtgctGCCTCACGCACGCTATGACTGTACCGCGCACGCCTTCACGTGAGTCACGCGCACACCTTCAcgtgggagacacacacacacacaccttcacgtgGGAGACACACACCTTCacgtgagagacacacacacacaccttcacgtgGGAGACACACACCTTCAcgtgggagacacacacacaccttcacgtgAGAGACACACCTTCACGTGAGAGACACACCTTCACGTGAGAGACACACCTTCACGTGAGAGACACACCTTCacgtgagagacacacacacaccttcacgtgagagagacacacacacacacaccttcacgtgagagacacacacaccttcacgtgggagacacacacacacacacaccttcacgtgAGAGACACACACCTTCAcgtgggagacacacacacacacacacaccttcacgtgAGAGACACACACCTTcatgtgagagacacacacacaccttcacgtgggagacacacacacacacaccttcacgtgggagacacacacacaccttcacgtgAGAGACATACCTTCacgtgagagacacacacatattttcacgtgagagacacacacacatacttctcTGCTTTCTAACatcagtctgtctcctccagacCAACAGACGGTGATGTAGGAggaccaatacacacacacacacacacacacacacacacacacacacacacacacacacacacacacacttctctgctTTCTAACatcagtctgtctcctccagacCAACAGACGGTGATGTAGGAGGaccaatagacacacacacacacacacacacacacacacacacttctctgctTTCTAACatcagtctgtctcctccagacCAACAGACGGTGATGTAGGAGGaccaatagacacacacacacacacacacacacacacacacttctctgctTTCTAACatcagtctgtctcctccagacCAACAGACGGTGATGTAGGAGGACCAATAGAATCCAACCAGCTCTTCTGTCACCAGTGCTTCTGTTACGTCTGTGACAAGGTCGCCTCGGAGGTGAGCTGTGTGAGAGAGACGTGAAGGTTATCTCTGT
Coding sequences within it:
- the LOC135566562 gene encoding uncharacterized protein LOC135566562 produces the protein MNPEDVVIILSDDDDDDDVSINDSVYIVEDIQNNVYPVDQSNCSRSHDPEGEEDLVVTFCQRGEVLPHARYDCTAHAFTPTDGDVGGPIESNQLFCHQCFCYVCDKVASECSVWTVSGVCHCNAHKRSVFWSNKRDKVVLGYLQMFNFNLLEIDSDLRLA